A region of Argentina anserina chromosome 5, drPotAnse1.1, whole genome shotgun sequence DNA encodes the following proteins:
- the LOC126795803 gene encoding LOW QUALITY PROTEIN: AP2/ERF and B3 domain-containing transcription factor At1g51120-like (The sequence of the model RefSeq protein was modified relative to this genomic sequence to represent the inferred CDS: deleted 1 base in 1 codon): MDKMVSNAGTTIGRKTSKFKGVVPQKNGQSPKWGAQIYAANRRVCLGTFDSEEKAAKAYDSAAIKLRNGECQRNFAWTNETDQEPFFQNLYSQEAVLNMIKDGSYQARFEGFLKARQAAVLYMQRAGMPDLQQLFQKELTPSDVGKLNRLVIPKIYATKYFPRIDESMQEGLDVNPAPAVKLSFYDEDMRRWHFRYCYWKSRQSFVFSKGWSRFAKQRKLKANDTIRFYECRTNIRERDEEVKLSYLIKIDPAENSGIIVECGR, translated from the exons ATGGACAAGATGGTCTCAAACGCTGGCACGACTATAGGGCGGAAGACGAGCAAATTTAAAGGAGTTGTGCCGCAAAAGAATGGACAATCACCGAAATGGGGTGCTCAGATCTATGCA GCCAACCGTAGGGTTTGCCTTGGAACATTCGATTCCGAGGAAAAAGCAGCCAAGGCTTATGATAGTGCTGCGATCAAGCTTCGCAACGGAGAGTGCCAAAGGAACTTTGCGTGGACCAACGAAACTGATCAGGAGCCATTTTTTCAGAATCTCTATAGCCAAGAAGCCGTTCTCAACATGATCAAGGACGGGTCTTACCAGGCTAGGTTCGAGGGATTTCTCAAGGCTCGGCAGGCAGCTGTCCTATATATGCAACGAGCAGGAATGCCCGATCTCCAACAACTCTTTCAGAAAGAACTGACGCCAAGCGATGTTGGTAAGCTGAACAGACTCGTCATACCTAAAATTTATGCAACTAAATACTTCCCTCGTATTGATGAATCCATGCAGGAAGGGTTGGATGTCAATCCGGCGCCTGCTGTGAAGCTCTCATTTTATGATGAAGATATGAGGCGATGGCATTTCAGGTACTGTTATTGGAAGAGCAGACAAAGCTTTGTGTTCAGCAAGGGTTGGAGTCGGTTTGCAAAGCAGAGAAAATTGAAAGCTAATGACACTATCAGGTTCTATGAGTGCCGCACTAATATTAGGGAAAGAGATGAAGAGGTCAAGCTGTCCTACTTGATTAAAATCGATCCGGCTGAAAATTCTGGTATCATTGTTGAATGTGGCAGGTGA
- the LOC126796086 gene encoding probable beta-1,4-xylosyltransferase IRX9H — protein sequence MASIRRTLSPAFKDRPHLNGGSPFSVQSPSSQKSFSAASKYSSSPLVSAFTAFAVAVRQFVAGALFSQRAPRKGQQWRRPVFRCLLFFFLGFLLGLVPSGHVGDDDAAIRRSHGFNFDIKPPHVNVQFDGGDQIPKRREEEEEEGGRLDDVVAAEEVVVVPRKQVIVVTPTYNRVFQAYFLNRVAQLLRLVPPPLLWIVVETKAASPETAELLRKSGVMYRHLVSGNNSTSAKDRGVYQRNTALEHIERHKLDGIVYFGDDDNIYSLDLFDSLREINRFGTWPGAMLAPSKNKAILEGPVCNGSQINGWHTNDKSKRLRRFHVDMSGFAFNSTILWDPKRWRRPTSSPIRQLDSVKEGFQETTFIEQVVEDESQMEGIPAGCSKVMNWHLHLQAHSLVYPIGWQLQKNLDVVLPFSD from the exons ATGGCGTCGATCCGGAGAACTCTTTCGCCGGCGTTTAAAGACCGGCCGCACCTGAACGGCGGGTCTCCGTTTTCAGTTCAATCGCCGTCGTCGCAGAAGTCCTTCTCCGCCGCCTCCAAGTACTCATCCTCGCCGCTGGTGTCGGCGTTTACAGCATTCGCAGTCGCCGTCCGGCAATTCGTCGCCGGCGCTTTGTTCTCACAGCGAGCGCCGCGGAAAGGCCAGCAGTGGCGGCGACCCGTCTTCAGGTGcctgctcttcttcttcctagGGTTCCTCCTCGGACTGGTCCCCTCCGGCCACGTCGGCGACGACGACGCCGCCATTCGCCGCAGCCACGGCTTCAATTTCGACATCAAGCCGCCGCACGTCAATGTCCAATTCGACGGCGGAGATCAAATCCCGAAGCGccgagaggaggaggaggaggagggggggAGATTAGATGACGTGGTGGCGgcggaggaggtggtggtggtgccgAGGAAGCAGGTGATTGTGGTGACACCGACGTACAACCGCGTATTTCAGGCCTACTTCTTGAACAGGGTGGCGCAGCTGCTGAGGCTGGTGCCTCCGCCGCTGCTCTGGATTGTGGTGGAGACTAAAGCTGCGTCGCCGGAGACAGCTGAGCTATTGAGGAAGAGTGGAGTCATGTATAGGCATTTGGTGAGTGGCAACAACTCAACGAGCGCTAAGGACCGAGGAGTGTATCAGAGGAACACCGCATTGGAGCACATTGAGCGCCATAAGCTTGATGGCATTGTCTACTTTGGGGACGACGACAACATTTACTCGCTCGACTTGTTTGATAGCTTGAGAGAAATTAA CCGTTTTGGGACATGGCCTGGTGCGATGTTAGCACCAAGCAAAAACAAGGCCATATTGGAAGGTCCAGTATGCAACGGGAGCCAAATAAATGGATGGCACACAAATGATAAAAGCAAGAGGCTTCGTAGGTTTCATGTTGATATGTCAGGATTTGCTTTCAATAGCACAATATTGTGGGATCCGAAGAGATGGCGCCGCCCAACATCCAGTCCAATTCGACAATTAGATTCAGTGAAGGAGGGTTTCCAA GAGACCACTTTCATAGAACAAGTAGTTGAAGATGAAAGTCAAATGGAAGGTATACCAGCAGGCTGTTCAAAAGTAATGAACTGGCATCTTCATTTGCAAGCTCATAGTCTTGTCTATCCCATAGGCTGGCAACTTCAGAAGAACCTTGACGTTGTTCTCCCATTCAGTGACTAA